The following coding sequences are from one Epinephelus fuscoguttatus linkage group LG5, E.fuscoguttatus.final_Chr_v1 window:
- the LOC125888506 gene encoding von Willebrand factor A domain-containing protein 5A-like, protein MEICCGLLTYQKESVPLKSIDVEVEVRDHVATVVSTLNYENKEDKPIEAVFVFPLPGDAAVCHFSAKIGQKEIVAEVKEKQEAREEYDDALSSGQQAFLLEESEQSPDIFSLSVGSLPPGESASIRLEYVTELAVQADDGLRFCLPAVLNPRYQPQGSEGASVQVICVPASLVPYSLSFSARLSSPRPVSKVESNCSLDPLQYLNTEQTQATVKLAAGHKFDRDVELLIYYKDAHQPTAVVEAGQASAKPGTLMGDPVVMLSLYPEFPQAVMSSVASCGEFVLLLDRSGSMQGERMKSAKDTLLLLLKSLPMGCYFNIYSFGSSHEHIFSKSVEYSQKTLEEALKKVEVMDADLGGTEILQPLEHIYSQPTIPNQPRQLFVFTDGEVENTKQVINLVKKNSGSHRCFSFGIGEWASSALINGLAKEGGGHAQFITGEERMQPKVMQSLRFALQPAVVDVSVEWDVPEGVSVAALSPPITALFQGQRSLIYAQLTGQVGAAAEGCVTVKYSLAGHPCQNQLHFSLTPADDTGLTVHRLAAWTLIRSLEVEEEKEGDEEVKKTVVELSVQSGVSSAFTAFVAVNKGNGEAIQGPMAIVNVPVSSYRFLSYNLCALDDPVPLSTEFDSAMMKVKSVFSRISSSFKRGKKASSQTNAPCGVAGTFLQLVSLQKASGCWVLHPDLATALGKTTDEVEKSKPALENKEVWATILALIWLHGFKMDAKDEWELLAMKAVSWLRAQNAPCVTECVEAGNALLGVNVQKDALGL, encoded by the exons ATGGAAATCTGCTGTGGTCTACTTACTTACCAAAAGGAATCAG TTCCTCTAAAGAGCATCgatgtggaggtggaggtgagggACCATGTGGCTACAGTGGTCTCCACTCTGAACTATGAGAACAAGGAGGACAAACCAATAGAGGCAGTTTTTGTCTTCCCTCTGCCTGGAgatgctgctgtctgtcatttCAGTGCTAAGATTGGACAAAAAGAGATTGTAGCTGAGGTGAAGGAGAAACAGGAG GCTCGTGAGGAGTATGATGATGCACTGAGCTCCGGTCAGCAGGCCTTCCTGTTGGAGGAGAGTGAGCAGAGTCCAGATATATTCTCTCTGAGTGTGGGCAGTCTGCCTCCAGGAGAGAGCGCCTCCATCAGGCTGGAGTACGTCACTGAGCTGGCTGTGCAGGCTGATGATGGGCTGAGGTTTTGTCTGCCTGCTGTGCTCAACCCTCGCTACCAACCTCAGG GTAGTGAAGGTGCCAGTGTCCAGGTGATCTGTGTTCCAGCCTCTCTGGTGCCCTacagtctgtctttctctgcccGACTGTCCTCTCCTCGTCCAGTCTCTAAAGTAGAGTCTAACTGTTCCCTGGATCCTCTGCAGTACCTCAACACAGAGCAAACCCAGGCCACG GTCAAGTTGGCTGCAGGACACAAGTTTGACAGAGATGTTGAACTGCTGATTTATTACAAAGATGCCCACCAGCCCACTGCTGTGGTGGAGGCAGGACAGGCGTCTGCCAAGCCTG GCACTCTGATGGGTGATCCAGTAGTGATGCTGAGCCTGTACCCTGAGTTCCCCCAGGCTGTGATGTCTTCAGTCGCCTCATGTGGAGAGTTTGTGCTCTTATTGGATCGATCTGGCAGTATGCAGGGAGAACGTATGAAGAGTGCCAAG GATactctgctgctcctgttgAAGAGCTTACCAATGGGCTGCTATTTCAACATCTACAGTTTCGGGTCCAGCCATGAACACATCTTCTC TAAGAGTGTGGAGTACAGCCAGAAGACCCTGGAAGAGGCTCTGAAAAAAGTTGAAGTGATGGACGCTGATCTGGGAGGAACAGAGATCCTTCAGCCCCTCGAACATATTTACAGCCAGCCAACCATTCCCAATCAACCTAGACAA CTGTTTGTCTTTACTGACGGAGAGGTGGAGAACACCAAACAAGTCATCAATCTGGTGAAGAAGAATTCAGGTTCCCACAG GTGCTTCTCTTTTGGGATTGGGGAATGGGCCAGCTCTGCTCTTATCAACGGGTTGGCCAAGGAAGGAGGAGGTCACGCTCAGTTCATCACAGGGGAAGAGAGGATGCAGCCTAAA GTGATGCAGTCGCTGCGATTTGCTCTCCAGCCAGCTGTGGTGGACGTCTCAGTCGAGTGGGATGTGCCAGAGGGAGTTTCTGTTGCTGCTCTCTCCCCACCGATCACAGCACTTTtccagggtcaaaggtcactgatTTACGCCCAGCTGACTGGGCAGGTAGGAGCA GCAGCAGAGGGCTGTGTGACAGTGAAGTACAGCCTGGCAGGTCATCCCTGTCAGAACCAGCTCCACTTCAGTCTCACACCTGCAGACGACACTGG ATTAACAGTTCACAGATTGGCTGCTTGGACTCTGATCCGCTCCCTGGAAGTCgaggaggaaaaggaaggaGATGAGGAAGTGAAGAAGACGGTGGTGGAGCTCAGTGTCCAATCAGGAGTGAGCAGTGCCTTCACTGCCTTTGTTGCTGTCAACAAAGGCAACGGCGAGGCGATTCAGGGACCTATGGCTATTGTAAATGTCCCAGTATCCA GTTACAGATTTCTTTCTTATAATCTGTGTGCTCTCGATGACCCTGTGCCATTGTCTACAGAATTTG actctGCAATGATGAAAGTAAAATCAG TTTTCAGCAGAATTAGCAGCTCCTTTAAGCGTGGTAAGAAGGCCTCATCTCAGACCAATG CTCCATGTGGGGTTGCAGGTACCTTCCTGCAACTGGTCTCCCTCCAGAAGGCGTCTGGCTGCTGGGTGCTGCATCCAGATCTGGCTACTGCACTGGGAAAGACCACCGATGAGGTGGAAAAGTCAAAACCTGCATTG GAGAACAAAGAAGTGTGGGCCACCATTCTGGCTCTGATCTGGCTTCATGGTTTCAAGATGGATGCTAAGGATGAGTGGGAGCTTCTGGCAATGAAGGCTGTGTCATGGCTCCGTGCTCAGAATG CACCATGTGTGACAGAGTGTGTAGAAGCTGGGAATGCTCTGCTGGGTGTCAACGTGCAGAAAGATGCCCTGGGACTGTGA